One Loxodonta africana isolate mLoxAfr1 chromosome 4, mLoxAfr1.hap2, whole genome shotgun sequence genomic region harbors:
- the OS9 gene encoding protein OS-9 isoform X1 has product MAAETVLSSLLGLVLLGLLLPASLTGGVGSLNLEELSEMRYGIEILPLPVMGGQSQASDVVIVSSKYKQRYECRLPAGAIHFQREREEEAPAYQGPGVPELLSPMKDAPCLLKTKDWWTYEFCYGRHIQQYHMEDSEIKGEVLYLGYYQSAFDWDDETAKASKQHRLKRYHSQTYGNGSKCDLNGRPREAEVRFLCDEGAGISGDYIDRVDEPLSCSYVLTIRTPRLCPHPLLRPPPSAAPQAILCHPALQPEEYMAYIQRQADSKHYGDTIIEEMQDLDPRVWSEAKSEVVPPKREGTSPAKEDSKESDFWKMIHEQDDQAPGEEEAQAEEQEPNVEAADPAPRSPDDFQNNVQVKVIRSPADLIRLIEELKGGAKKGKPSTGQEQLADDAAEVPQREPVAKEKGVDAEQQREIEEEEEEDEDEDEDEQQLLGEFEKELEGILLPSDRDRLRSEVKAGMERELENIIQETEKELDPDGLKKESERDRAMLALTSTLNKLIKRLEEKQSPQLVKRRQKRRVVSKKPPPSPQPTEEDPEHRVRVRVTKLHHRGPNQDLTVLEMKRENPQLKQIEGLVKELLEREGLTAEGKIEIKIVRPGAEGTEEDTRWLTDEDTKNLKEIFFNILVQGAEEAQKERQRQKELESNYRRVWGSQDGEGTGDLDEFDF; this is encoded by the exons ATGGCGGCGGAAACGGTGCTGTCCAGTCTTTTGGGGTTGGTGCTTCTGGGGCTCCTGTTACCCGCAAGTCTGACCGGCGGTGTCGGAAGCCTGAACCTGGAGGAACTGAGTGAGATGCGTTATGGGATTGAGATCCTGCCTTTGCCTGTCATGGGAGGGCAG AGCCAGGCTTCGGACGTGGTGATTGTCTCCTCTAAGTACAAACAGCGCTATGAGTGTCGCCTGCCAGCTGGAGCCATTCACTTCCAGCGTGAAAGGGAGGAGGAGGCACCTGCTTACCaagggcctggggtccctgagttGTTGAGCCCGATGAAAGATGCTCCTTGCCTGCTGAAG ACAAAGGACTGGTGGACATATGAATTTTGTTATGGACGCCACATCCAGCAGTACCACATGGAAG ATTCAGAGATCAAAGGCGAAGTCCTCTATCTTGGCTACTACCAATCGGCCTTCGACTGGGATGACGAAACAGCCAAG GCCTCTAAGCAGCATCGCCTGAAGCGCTATCACAGCCAAACCTATGGGAATGGGTCGAAGTGCGACCTCAATGGGAGGCCCCGGGAGGCCGAGGTTCGG TTCCTGTGTGACGAGGGTGCTGGTATTTCTGGGGACTACATTGACCGAGTAGATGAGCCCCTGTCCTGCTCTTACGTGCTGACCATTAGGACTCCTCGGCTCTGCCCCCACCCTCTCCTCCGGCCTCCCCCCAGTGCTGCTCCCCAGGCCATTCTCTGCCACCCTGCCCTGCAGCCTGAGGAGTACATGGCCTACATTCAGCGGCAAGCTG ACTCCAAGCATTATGGGGATACAATTATAGAGGAGATGCAAGACCTGGACCCCCGGGTATGGAGTGAAGCCAAGTCTGAGGTGGTACCCCCAAAGAGAGAAG GTACAAGCCCAGCCAAGGAGGACAGTAAGGAATCAGATTTCTGGAAGATGATTCATGAGCAAGATGACCAGGCTCCGGGAGAGGAGGAAGCGCAGGCTGAG GAGCAGGAACCAAATGTGGAGGCAGCAGATCCTGCTCCACGCTCTCCTGATG ATTTTCAGAACAACGTGCAGGTCAAAGTCATCCGGAGTCCTGCAGACTTGATTCGATTGATAGAGGAGCTGAAAGGTGGAGCAAAAAAG ggaaagccGAGCACGGGCCAGGAGCAGCTTGCAGATGATGCTGCAGAAGTCCCTCAAAGGGAACCTGTGGCAAAGGAAAAGGGTGTTGACGCAGAGCAGCAGCGTGAGatagaagaagaggaggaggaagatgaaGATGAAGATGAGGATGAACAGCAGTTACTGGGAGAATTTGAGAAGGAATTGGAAGGGATATTGCTCCCATCGGACCGAGACCGGCTCCGTTCAGAGGTGAAGGCTGGCATGGAGCGGGAACTGGAGAATATCATCCAGGAG acagagaaGGAACTTGACCCAGACGGGCTGAAGAAGGAGTCGGAGCGTGATCGGGCAATGCTGGCCCTGACGTCCACTCTCAACAAGCTCATCAAAAGgctggaagaaaaacaaagtccacAGCTGGTGAAGAGGCGCCAGAAAAGGAGGGTTGTCTCCAAAAAACCTCCCCCGTCCCCACAGCCTACAG AGGAGGATCCTGAGCACAGAGTCCGGGTCCGGGTCACCAAGCTCCATCACAGAGGCCCCAATCAGGATCTGACTGTCCTCGAGATGAAACGGGAAAACCCACAGCTGAAACAAATCGAGGGGCTGGTgaaagagctgctggagagggaGGGACTCACAGCAGAAG GTAAAATTGAGATCAAAATTGTCCGACCAGGGgctgaagggactgaggaggacACACGTTGGCTGACTGATGAGGACACAAAAAATCTCAAGgagattttcttcaatatcttg GTGCAGGGAGCTGAGGAGGCACAGAAAGAGCGGCAACGGCAGAAGGAGCTGGAAAGCAATTACCGCCGGGTGTGGGGCTCTCAGGATGGGGAGGGCACAGGGGACCTGGACGAGTTTGACTTCTGA
- the OS9 gene encoding protein OS-9 isoform X2 produces the protein MAAETVLSSLLGLVLLGLLLPASLTGGVGSLNLEELSEMRYGIEILPLPVMGGQSQASDVVIVSSKYKQRYECRLPAGAIHFQREREEEAPAYQGPGVPELLSPMKDAPCLLKTKDWWTYEFCYGRHIQQYHMEDSEIKGEVLYLGYYQSAFDWDDETAKASKQHRLKRYHSQTYGNGSKCDLNGRPREAEVRFLCDEGAGISGDYIDRVDEPLSCSYVLTIRTPRLCPHPLLRPPPSAAPQAILCHPALQPEEYMAYIQRQADSKHYGDTIIEEMQDLDPRVWSEAKSEVVPPKREGTSPAKEDSKESDFWKMIHEQDDQAPGEEEAQAEEQEPNVEAADPAPRSPDDFQNNVQVKVIRSPADLIRLIEELKGGAKKGKPSTGQEQLADDAAEVPQREPVAKEKGVDAEQQREIEEEEEEDEDEDEDEQQLLGEFEKELEGILLPSDRDRLRSEVKAGMERELENIIQETEKELDPDGLKKESERDRAMLALTSTLNKLIKRLEEKQSPQLVKRRQKRRVVSKKPPPSPQPTGKIEIKIVRPGAEGTEEDTRWLTDEDTKNLKEIFFNILVQGAEEAQKERQRQKELESNYRRVWGSQDGEGTGDLDEFDF, from the exons ATGGCGGCGGAAACGGTGCTGTCCAGTCTTTTGGGGTTGGTGCTTCTGGGGCTCCTGTTACCCGCAAGTCTGACCGGCGGTGTCGGAAGCCTGAACCTGGAGGAACTGAGTGAGATGCGTTATGGGATTGAGATCCTGCCTTTGCCTGTCATGGGAGGGCAG AGCCAGGCTTCGGACGTGGTGATTGTCTCCTCTAAGTACAAACAGCGCTATGAGTGTCGCCTGCCAGCTGGAGCCATTCACTTCCAGCGTGAAAGGGAGGAGGAGGCACCTGCTTACCaagggcctggggtccctgagttGTTGAGCCCGATGAAAGATGCTCCTTGCCTGCTGAAG ACAAAGGACTGGTGGACATATGAATTTTGTTATGGACGCCACATCCAGCAGTACCACATGGAAG ATTCAGAGATCAAAGGCGAAGTCCTCTATCTTGGCTACTACCAATCGGCCTTCGACTGGGATGACGAAACAGCCAAG GCCTCTAAGCAGCATCGCCTGAAGCGCTATCACAGCCAAACCTATGGGAATGGGTCGAAGTGCGACCTCAATGGGAGGCCCCGGGAGGCCGAGGTTCGG TTCCTGTGTGACGAGGGTGCTGGTATTTCTGGGGACTACATTGACCGAGTAGATGAGCCCCTGTCCTGCTCTTACGTGCTGACCATTAGGACTCCTCGGCTCTGCCCCCACCCTCTCCTCCGGCCTCCCCCCAGTGCTGCTCCCCAGGCCATTCTCTGCCACCCTGCCCTGCAGCCTGAGGAGTACATGGCCTACATTCAGCGGCAAGCTG ACTCCAAGCATTATGGGGATACAATTATAGAGGAGATGCAAGACCTGGACCCCCGGGTATGGAGTGAAGCCAAGTCTGAGGTGGTACCCCCAAAGAGAGAAG GTACAAGCCCAGCCAAGGAGGACAGTAAGGAATCAGATTTCTGGAAGATGATTCATGAGCAAGATGACCAGGCTCCGGGAGAGGAGGAAGCGCAGGCTGAG GAGCAGGAACCAAATGTGGAGGCAGCAGATCCTGCTCCACGCTCTCCTGATG ATTTTCAGAACAACGTGCAGGTCAAAGTCATCCGGAGTCCTGCAGACTTGATTCGATTGATAGAGGAGCTGAAAGGTGGAGCAAAAAAG ggaaagccGAGCACGGGCCAGGAGCAGCTTGCAGATGATGCTGCAGAAGTCCCTCAAAGGGAACCTGTGGCAAAGGAAAAGGGTGTTGACGCAGAGCAGCAGCGTGAGatagaagaagaggaggaggaagatgaaGATGAAGATGAGGATGAACAGCAGTTACTGGGAGAATTTGAGAAGGAATTGGAAGGGATATTGCTCCCATCGGACCGAGACCGGCTCCGTTCAGAGGTGAAGGCTGGCATGGAGCGGGAACTGGAGAATATCATCCAGGAG acagagaaGGAACTTGACCCAGACGGGCTGAAGAAGGAGTCGGAGCGTGATCGGGCAATGCTGGCCCTGACGTCCACTCTCAACAAGCTCATCAAAAGgctggaagaaaaacaaagtccacAGCTGGTGAAGAGGCGCCAGAAAAGGAGGGTTGTCTCCAAAAAACCTCCCCCGTCCCCACAGCCTACAG GTAAAATTGAGATCAAAATTGTCCGACCAGGGgctgaagggactgaggaggacACACGTTGGCTGACTGATGAGGACACAAAAAATCTCAAGgagattttcttcaatatcttg GTGCAGGGAGCTGAGGAGGCACAGAAAGAGCGGCAACGGCAGAAGGAGCTGGAAAGCAATTACCGCCGGGTGTGGGGCTCTCAGGATGGGGAGGGCACAGGGGACCTGGACGAGTTTGACTTCTGA